The DNA region AGAGCTGGAGGCCGAGGCCGACAGCAGCCGCGAGGGTCCCGATGGCGATGGCGGCGGTTCTTGGCGCGCCCGCCATCAGGATTGGCTCGGTCAGGGACCGGTGGAGCGGGATTTCATAGCCGTCGGCAGACATCAGATGAGCGCTCCGCCGCCGAACGAGAAGAAGGTCAGGAAGAAGCTTGTCGCGGCAAACGCGATCGAAAGCCCGAACACGATCTGGATCAGCTTGCGCATGCCGCCCGAGGTCTCACCAATGGCCAGCGTCAGGCCGGTAATCGTGATGATGATCACCGCGACGATGCGCGCGACCGGTCCCTCGATCGAGGTCAGGATCTGATCGAGCGGGCCTTCCCAGGGCATGCCGGAGCCTGCCGCATGGGCGGGACCGGCGATCATCAGGCCGAGGCCGATACAGGCCGCGACCTGCACCGTTCGGTTTACGGTCTGGAGGTGGGTGTAGAGGGTCATTGGGTTTCTCCATGTTGGACGAGGGACAGGGAACGGGAGACGAGCGGGGCGGTCTGATACCCCTCGCCGTCAAAACCTGTGACTCGCAGCGCCTCTTCGACGCGGCGCTGGCCGCCCGCGCGGCTCATGAACACGACCACGTCAATCGCCTCTGCGATGAGGTCGAAGGGCGCGCGCGGTGTGGCTTCCAGGGTGAGCTGTTCAAGCCGGGTTAGCGCGCCGTGTGCGGAGTTGGCATGAAGCGTCGTGATCCCGCCCGGATGGCCGGTGTTCCAGGCCTTGAGGAGGTCGAGCGCTTCAGGCCCCCGGACCTCGCCGACAATGATCCGGTCGGGTCGTAGCCTTAAGGTCGAGCGGACAAGGTCCTGCAGGCTGGTGCTGCCGCGATGGGTGCGCAGCTGCACCACATTGGGCGCGGCGCAGCGCAGCTCGCGCGTGTCTTCCAGGATGACAATGCGGTCGTTTTGGAGTGAGGGTTCTGCCAGCAAGGCATTGGTGAACGTCGTCTTGCCGGACGATGTGCCGCCCGCGATGAGGATGTTGGCCTTGCTGGCGATAGCGTCTCTGAGCGCCTGTGCCAGCGCCGGAGCCAAGGCGCCCTGGGTGACATAGTCGCCGAGTTCGAACGGCGTCGTCGCGGGCTTGCGGATCGAAAAGCATGGGCTGGTCGAGACAGGTGGGAGAAGCCCTTCAAACCGCTCGCCGCTGCCGGGGAGTTCGGCCGAGACGATCGGGGACTTGGCGTGAGCGGCCTCTTCCACCCCGGAGGCGACCAGGCGGATAACGCGCTCGCGGTCGCAAGGGGCAAGTGTGTGCTGCGAAATGATGACGCCCACGCCAGCCTTCTCGATCCAGACCGAGCCGTCCGGATTGGCCATCACCTCGATCGTGTCCGGCGCTTCCAGCGCCTCACGCACCACCGGGCAGAAGGCCGTGCGCAGCATGGTGCTGCGCCGGGTTTCTGTTTCGGTATGGTGCGCATGAAGGGACATATCCCAGGGCTCCGACTGTTCATTTCAACAAAGCCAAGGATCGCAGACGGATGAATTCTACGGGAGTGTGAATGGCGGCAAATGGAGGCCGAACGCGGCGCAAGGCGGCGCGTTCCGGCATATTGCGGTAAAGGATGACAAATGCGCTTTTCTGTAGAGTTTGCGGCAGTTTTTCGTGTCACAAGCGAAACGAAAAAGGGTCGTTGTTTAGACGCAAAGCAATTAGAACACTGTTTTCAGACATCTTAATTGAGGTCGTCAGAGAGAAGCGCCAAACAAGCGTTGGCACACTTCTTGCCGGAATTCTCGTAAGAAGGGAGTTCAACCATGAAAACATTCACACTCGAAACAGACGCATTCACCGCAAAGTATGATTATTTGTGGCGGCTCTCGGAGGATCGCTGGGCCTGGGAATATGCCCGTCGCAGCAATAAGGTTCGCCGCTACGCGGAAAGCCGCACGCCGGACGACATTTCCGAGATGCAGGCGCCCTGCGCCAGCATCCGCCTCCTGAAATCCCGCGTGCCTCAGACCATGGCCGAACGGCTCGGCTTTGCCTTTATGCCCGATCCTGCAAAGAACGGATTCGAGGCCGATGTCGTCTGGACCCGGCTTGCCTATCCCGATCAGGTCGAGGTCAATTGCAGCTCGCTTCGCCCCGGCCAGACCTGCGATATCTGGGAGCGCACCGTACCGATCTGCAACATCACCCACATCACCGATTCCATCGGTCGCGAATTCCTGCTGATCCGCGGCAAGGGCTGCGTCGTCCAGGTGCGCTGCACAGGTCTCTCCCTTCTCGGGATGGAGCCAGTGAGGATGAACCTCACCATTTCTGATCTTGATGCCTTCGAGCGCAAGGTGAAGGCCCAGAAAGCCGCGCTTGCGCTGATCGGCGATGGGCCGGACCTGACAGAGCCGCGCTGGACCAAACGAACGGCGATGCTGCGCAATGGCCTCATCGCGCTGGACTGTCTGGAAGCCGGCCTCAATCGCCGCGAAATCGCAGAAGTGATCTTTGGCAAGGACCGCGTGGCCGAGGACTGGAATGGACCGTCGCTGAAACACAGCATGCGTTACCTCATCCTGAAAGCCGAAGCGCTGCGCGATGGCGGCTATCTCGTCGAACTCCTCGGGTCGCAGTTCGGGATCACGAAGACCGCCGCCTGATCAGGGCGTTCAGCGGCACGGAGTCTTTTGCGGCCTGCCCGCGCCTTTGGCGCGGGGCTGTTCGCCCGGCTGTAGGGGCCGTTGAGAGGCATCGGGGCGGTCCGGGGTGATCGCCGACCTTCGCCCGGCGCTCGCCCCGGAGCCGCAGGAGCCATCCTACGCCGACCGGCCCGGCGAGGCTCAATGAGGGTCCGGTTGTTCGTCTAAAGAACGTGGTGCTGGGCCTCGCCGGCTGACCGCGCGCCCGCGCTTCCCACTGGCTGGCGCCAGAGGGGTCGCGGACGCTGATGGTTCAGGTCATCAGGCTGCGTCGCCTTTGACCTCACGAAGCGCCCGGTTGAAAAAGAAGCGGATCAGCTTGTCCCGGGCTGCCGGATCGGTGAGCACGATATCGCGCATGTCATTGTCACGCTGGAACATGCGGATCGCGCCCTGAAAGAACGCTTGCGAGAAAGCGGAATAGACTACATCAGGTGCATTGTTCCGAAGCATGTCTGTCATGTCGTCGTCGAGCGTGGCCTGATAGGTCGGCTCATAACGAATAAAGTCATTCTCGGTGAATTCCGTACCATGACGGTCGTTGAAAGCCTTCACGATTTCCGAGAGCTCGCGCTGTTCATCTTCGGTATAGGGCTTGGCACCAAACTCGCTGATCGCCTTTAGCGCTTCCTTGTCCCCCGGCGAGAGGGAAGCGCTGCCCTGTTCCTTCTGCACGACCTTGAAGGCCTGCAGG from Marinicauda algicola includes:
- a CDS encoding VirB3 family type IV secretion system protein — translated: MSADGYEIPLHRSLTEPILMAGAPRTAAIAIGTLAAAVGLGLQLWIPGLVLWAVGHSAAVFMARSDPDFMAVAGRSTRHKEHLTC
- a CDS encoding TrbC/VirB2 family protein; its protein translation is MTLYTHLQTVNRTVQVAACIGLGLMIAGPAHAAGSGMPWEGPLDQILTSIEGPVARIVAVIIITITGLTLAIGETSGGMRKLIQIVFGLSIAFAATSFFLTFFSFGGGALI
- the trbB gene encoding P-type conjugative transfer ATPase TrbB, with amino-acid sequence MSLHAHHTETETRRSTMLRTAFCPVVREALEAPDTIEVMANPDGSVWIEKAGVGVIISQHTLAPCDRERVIRLVASGVEEAAHAKSPIVSAELPGSGERFEGLLPPVSTSPCFSIRKPATTPFELGDYVTQGALAPALAQALRDAIASKANILIAGGTSSGKTTFTNALLAEPSLQNDRIVILEDTRELRCAAPNVVQLRTHRGSTSLQDLVRSTLRLRPDRIIVGEVRGPEALDLLKAWNTGHPGGITTLHANSAHGALTRLEQLTLEATPRAPFDLIAEAIDVVVFMSRAGGQRRVEEALRVTGFDGEGYQTAPLVSRSLSLVQHGETQ
- a CDS encoding DNA -binding domain-containing protein, giving the protein MKTFTLETDAFTAKYDYLWRLSEDRWAWEYARRSNKVRRYAESRTPDDISEMQAPCASIRLLKSRVPQTMAERLGFAFMPDPAKNGFEADVVWTRLAYPDQVEVNCSSLRPGQTCDIWERTVPICNITHITDSIGREFLLIRGKGCVVQVRCTGLSLLGMEPVRMNLTISDLDAFERKVKAQKAALALIGDGPDLTEPRWTKRTAMLRNGLIALDCLEAGLNRREIAEVIFGKDRVAEDWNGPSLKHSMRYLILKAEALRDGGYLVELLGSQFGITKTAA